A region from the Bacteroidota bacterium genome encodes:
- a CDS encoding tetratricopeptide repeat protein: MVKTGRFLQMIGLIIACWSPVFSQPSGVPLPVLQSNGRWVESEEALRIQLQTYPVHPDRSEWLWTLAGLRLQQNRLKEAEPLLTELTTLANEPIRSRSFYWLARLYADYDDPAKALECLTISLKSATAFPEQIHGELLHAWLLTRLGNWVEAGKNFTAFSEKYPQSEYYTYSLAATADCYFQTGQYEKTVDLLQLILPVISEPGYLEKSRLLIAESYARMENWKEAIIAFGQFENAYPQNWQIDYIRYRLAWCLWMDNQKPQALRKASEIGTKSWLYPYRRVLEVEVWKSAGQIGQISSARLPLIRYLPDVSRYNLSNRLWASMKQGNWPAFGKDLALVTQEPSLNLPVDSLYALLGQVYMETGEYEKASVAYQQAADLSVSLQRKGWPELLFNAAFASWAHRDFYTADAWFTDFVLRFRGHHLEKDAFLYSLFCRIETNDPDTVEQRILRLRDRYPDYYDDIDLIRVENLFQLGRETDGLELMQKKLRYSRSDSVRNRILFRSAMITLKANRPDLALGSLRVLERFAPDYFPDLVALLQIQASWQSRSMAFIPEQIRDYRARFGMRGDNWLVPMETRISALRGELTVNRFTTSLIRLTSWPSVAYSLATARSHWPADSISAVLRSPQAGYLFRMFGPQMTAWMTFFNEIPPGSAGDNQVWIGADQAENWRILLDQMRTQYGFDVTLWEQLGLNNDQSDLRFPVVFRLFMIGNWPVWSYAADNRMVFPSDLIQIRQVIDPASLAGLDTTGLRWLLSEPFRHESERFDFYQRLAAAARLKGDWSFWEFWQTESASWPAIANQKENLLADLARHYFDRKEPATFEHFYDQVRDQLPGSVTRELDSELFKRRAATLKLAGVETEGKRLLEAWPRDQPLVDLVFLETVKAMVREKKKRAATRYIQSYSRDHPGSEAVREARKLVR, from the coding sequence ATGGTGAAAACGGGCCGGTTCCTGCAGATGATCGGCCTGATCATCGCGTGCTGGTCCCCGGTTTTTTCTCAACCTTCCGGTGTACCCCTGCCGGTGCTCCAATCCAACGGAAGGTGGGTGGAATCGGAAGAAGCACTGCGTATTCAACTGCAAACCTATCCGGTTCATCCCGACCGGTCTGAATGGCTATGGACACTGGCCGGCCTGCGTTTGCAGCAAAACCGGTTAAAGGAAGCAGAACCGTTACTCACCGAACTGACCACCCTGGCAAATGAACCCATCCGGTCCAGAAGTTTTTATTGGCTGGCCAGATTGTATGCAGATTATGACGATCCGGCTAAAGCACTGGAATGTCTGACGATCAGTCTGAAAAGTGCCACCGCTTTTCCGGAACAAATACATGGTGAACTCCTTCACGCCTGGCTACTGACCCGGTTGGGTAATTGGGTAGAAGCTGGAAAAAACTTTACGGCCTTTTCAGAAAAGTATCCGCAATCGGAGTATTACACCTATTCCCTTGCTGCCACTGCCGATTGCTATTTCCAGACCGGACAGTATGAAAAGACCGTGGATCTGCTGCAACTGATTCTTCCGGTGATCAGTGAACCCGGATACCTGGAAAAATCCCGCTTACTGATTGCGGAATCCTATGCCCGAATGGAGAACTGGAAAGAGGCAATTATTGCCTTTGGTCAGTTTGAAAACGCCTATCCTCAGAACTGGCAGATTGACTACATCCGTTACCGGCTTGCATGGTGCCTTTGGATGGATAATCAGAAACCACAGGCATTGAGAAAAGCATCCGAGATCGGAACAAAATCGTGGTTGTACCCATACCGCCGTGTTCTGGAAGTTGAAGTCTGGAAATCGGCAGGTCAGATTGGTCAGATCAGTTCGGCCAGGTTACCGCTCATCCGGTATCTGCCCGATGTGTCGAGATACAACCTGAGCAACCGCTTATGGGCGTCGATGAAACAGGGAAACTGGCCTGCCTTCGGCAAGGATCTGGCTCTGGTAACGCAGGAACCTTCTCTGAACCTGCCGGTCGATTCACTCTATGCCTTGCTTGGTCAGGTGTACATGGAAACGGGCGAATATGAAAAAGCATCGGTGGCCTATCAGCAGGCAGCCGACCTGTCGGTTTCCCTGCAACGGAAAGGGTGGCCCGAATTATTGTTCAATGCGGCTTTTGCTTCCTGGGCCCATCGTGATTTTTATACCGCTGATGCCTGGTTCACCGACTTTGTTCTGCGATTCAGAGGACACCACCTCGAAAAGGATGCCTTTCTTTACTCACTTTTTTGCCGGATAGAAACAAACGATCCGGATACTGTTGAACAGCGGATTCTGCGTCTGAGGGACCGGTATCCCGATTATTATGATGATATTGATCTGATCCGCGTGGAAAACCTGTTTCAACTGGGCAGGGAAACCGACGGCTTGGAATTGATGCAGAAAAAGCTGCGGTATTCCCGATCCGATTCGGTCAGAAACCGTATTCTGTTCCGGTCTGCCATGATTACCCTGAAAGCAAACCGGCCCGACCTCGCACTCGGTTCCCTTCGGGTTCTTGAACGCTTCGCGCCAGATTACTTCCCCGACCTGGTAGCCTTGCTGCAGATTCAGGCTTCCTGGCAAAGCCGGTCGATGGCCTTTATTCCTGAGCAGATCAGGGATTACCGGGCACGTTTCGGTATGCGGGGTGATAACTGGCTGGTCCCGATGGAAACCCGGATTTCGGCGCTCAGGGGAGAATTGACAGTGAATCGGTTTACCACCAGCCTGATCAGGCTGACCAGCTGGCCTTCTGTGGCCTATTCACTGGCCACAGCCCGATCCCATTGGCCTGCCGATTCAATCAGTGCAGTGCTCCGGTCCCCTCAGGCCGGCTATCTCTTCCGGATGTTTGGTCCCCAGATGACAGCCTGGATGACCTTTTTTAACGAAATCCCGCCCGGATCGGCGGGTGATAATCAAGTCTGGATTGGTGCTGACCAGGCGGAAAACTGGCGTATACTGCTCGATCAGATGCGTACACAGTATGGATTTGACGTGACATTATGGGAACAACTCGGACTGAATAATGATCAATCTGACCTGCGTTTTCCGGTGGTTTTCAGGTTATTCATGATTGGCAACTGGCCTGTGTGGTCCTACGCAGCCGACAACCGTATGGTCTTTCCCTCCGATCTGATTCAGATCAGACAGGTGATCGATCCTGCCTCGCTGGCAGGATTGGATACCACCGGTCTGAGATGGCTGCTTTCCGAACCATTCAGGCATGAGTCTGAACGATTTGATTTTTATCAGCGTCTGGCTGCCGCAGCCAGACTGAAAGGGGATTGGTCCTTCTGGGAATTCTGGCAGACCGAGTCGGCTTCCTGGCCGGCCATTGCGAATCAGAAAGAAAACCTGCTGGCCGACCTGGCGCGTCATTATTTCGACCGGAAGGAACCAGCCACGTTCGAACACTTCTATGATCAGGTGAGGGATCAGCTTCCGGGATCGGTTACCAGAGAACTGGACAGTGAATTGTTCAAACGCCGGGCTGCCACCCTGAAACTGGCCGGCGTCGAAACGGAAGGGAAGCGTCTGCTGGAAGCCTGGCCACGCGATCAGCCTCTGGTGGATCTGGTTTTTCTGGAAACGGTAAAAGCCATGGTAAGGGAGAAAAAGAAGAGAGCGGCGACCCGTTACATCCAATCATACAGCCGGGATCATCCGGGTTCAGAAGCCGTCAGGGAGGCACGTAAACTTGTCAGGTAA
- a CDS encoding DUF92 domain-containing protein: protein MILTSDWLWAGIALAVYLILTGLEILLNRFFRFNPVFAGAFNYFLAGVFVFFVPIFFTHRIPVVILCLVIALINLAGLKWFRRSDWFDGRRGLGPVYLPVISGFLIWFYFNSNPAVFQAAILAFTASDPLATLVGQSMGKIRSWFTLNRNKTLEGMITMMVMGYLALLLCGFAGLFPGLTYFDLFPIALLVAFIASLAEMILSQGLDNIFVPLGTAFLLDTLMQEPQLVIWLWMVLGLMVVAGVLSVLLRFLTADGAVAMILMGFFLLGIGGWGWVLPMLVFFLLSSLLSLASHRFRQEDQNDPSVKSGARDQFQVWANGGIPLLLFFLANYNLWPWIYVVYLAAIAAATADTWSTETGRWFSRNRPLDILTRQPVPAGQSGGVTLAGLAGGAAGSAVIAGLIFWQTDFYFETPVMLFFLILITGFSGTLVDSILGSRYQAVFSCTICGSETEADQHCNAPSRVTRGIHWLNNDHVNLLSVSIVSVLAILAYNLFIRPW, encoded by the coding sequence ACTTCCTGGCCGGTGTCTTCGTCTTTTTTGTTCCCATCTTTTTTACCCACCGCATTCCGGTGGTGATACTTTGTCTGGTTATTGCTCTGATCAATCTGGCCGGACTGAAATGGTTCCGGCGATCTGATTGGTTTGATGGACGACGCGGACTTGGTCCGGTCTATCTGCCTGTCATTTCGGGGTTCCTGATCTGGTTTTACTTCAATTCCAATCCGGCTGTGTTTCAGGCAGCGATTCTTGCATTTACTGCCTCGGATCCACTGGCTACCCTGGTAGGTCAGTCCATGGGAAAAATCAGATCCTGGTTTACTCTGAACCGGAACAAGACCCTGGAAGGCATGATCACCATGATGGTCATGGGATATCTGGCTTTACTGCTTTGCGGCTTTGCCGGATTGTTTCCCGGATTGACCTATTTTGATTTGTTTCCGATCGCGCTTCTCGTCGCCTTTATTGCCTCTCTGGCAGAAATGATACTGTCTCAGGGTCTGGATAATATTTTTGTTCCGCTCGGAACGGCGTTTCTGCTGGATACCCTGATGCAGGAACCGCAACTGGTGATCTGGCTGTGGATGGTCCTCGGACTGATGGTGGTGGCCGGTGTGCTGTCCGTTCTGCTCCGGTTCCTGACGGCCGATGGCGCAGTGGCCATGATTCTGATGGGATTTTTCCTGCTTGGAATTGGCGGATGGGGATGGGTATTGCCCATGCTGGTCTTTTTCCTTTTATCAAGTCTTCTCAGCCTGGCCTCGCACCGGTTCAGACAGGAAGATCAGAATGATCCTTCGGTCAAATCGGGTGCCCGTGATCAGTTTCAGGTCTGGGCCAACGGCGGTATACCGCTTCTTCTGTTTTTCCTTGCCAATTATAACCTGTGGCCCTGGATTTATGTGGTGTATCTGGCAGCCATTGCAGCAGCAACGGCCGATACCTGGAGCACCGAAACCGGCCGATGGTTTTCCCGGAACCGGCCTCTGGATATTCTGACCCGTCAGCCGGTGCCCGCCGGTCAGAGCGGCGGCGTGACCCTGGCCGGACTTGCCGGAGGAGCAGCAGGATCGGCTGTTATTGCCGGACTGATTTTCTGGCAAACCGATTTTTACTTTGAAACACCGGTGATGCTGTTTTTTCTGATTCTGATCACTGGTTTTTCAGGCACACTCGTCGACAGCATTCTGGGATCCCGGTATCAGGCTGTCTTTTCCTGCACCATTTGCGGATCAGAAACCGAAGCAGATCAACACTGCAATGCCCCATCACGGGTGACCCGGGGGATTCATTGGCTGAACAACGACCATGTGAATCTTCTGAGCGTGTCCATTGTTTCAGTTCTGGCTATCCTGGCTTATAACCTGTTTATCCGACCATGGTGA